A genomic segment from Thermothielavioides terrestris NRRL 8126 chromosome 4, complete sequence encodes:
- a CDS encoding mitochondrial 54S ribosomal protein YmL31, translated as MFGPFRITNALSGGLLWKIPWRLSPTQKARQRKRLRAVDKVIETLSNALAKKGETLKSLERWKAEMPTEAQMLPKDKYTMFDRKAKRYRKGIHKLPKWTRVSQRVNPPGF; from the exons ATGTTCGGGCCGTTCAGAATCACCAATGCCCTAAGTGGGGGTCTTCTCTG GAAGATCCCCTGGCGCCTGTCCCCGACGCAGAAGGCCCGGCAACGCAAGCGGTTGCGAGCCGTCGACAAAGTCATCGAGACCTTGAGCAATGCGTTGGCCAAGAAGGGCGAGACGCTCAAGTCGCTGGAGCGATGGAAGGCCGAGATGCCGACCGAGGCTCAGATGCTGCCCAAGGACAAGTACACCATGTTCGACCGGAAAGCCAAGAGATACCGCAAGGGCATCCACA AGCTCCCCAAGTGGACGCGTGTGTCACAAAGGGTCAACCCCCCCGGCTTTTAG